Proteins from a single region of Theileria parva strain Muguga chromosome 1, complete sequence, whole genome shotgun sequence:
- the ppip5k2 gene encoding Histidine phosphatase superfamily (branch 2) family protein: protein MRRKFSLGVCAMESKVENVPMRSILKRLEDSGDFVVVVFPEQMILEEEPSNWPVVECLIAFYSRNFPLEKAIEYVRLYNPVILNDLEKQRIIRSRVEIYRELQVYTACRIPHPNYIIVDHQLVKQGLHTFEEHYDYIVYNGIRLNKPFVEKPVNSDDHNNWIYYPLNSGGGCKKLFRKIADRSSEYCPEIHNVRRDATYVYQEFVSSFGTDIKVYAVGPMFAHAEARKSPALDGKVDRYPDGKEIRYPVILTGKEKTIACRIVDHFRQIVCGFDILRTFDGPYVCDVNGWSFVKRNQKYLTDCSNILRIILLLKLQSKYNVVIGNIVKERTVGEEVIKKTFADLKTRNLYDKKREELCSVVVIMRHADRKPKNKLKFNTKNRHILAYFKGNVLGEIKLKSPEELVRLNETVVLVLDELQRELDSLTNSYAQLNSLNNEINALVTELECFRELKKMLDKGYEFSGINRKVQFKPLYTTSNPVNSVNTVNTVNTVNTVNTVNNANRVNTVRSVNRVAGVCDEMTDSCSKSSAYTSETEHAYTARPVRKLDSVLIVAKWGGDLTDVGKLQAEDLGRRFRETLYPADCSGLIRLHSTFRHDFKIFSSDEGRCQITSAAFTKGILELEGDLTPILVTMTIRNKRAYELLNDTTISPQRLKCKVLLNKLITAHGTDLYEQVLRDIPEHDRYYYNKAIQDSEYKREDFAMLQGLIRKYIRSLKKELMWNSLYSVDDYTFYIVNKINHTINRWNRLLNKFHKHVESSTNTGNTGNTGSFQGSVQGTNTTNSAALNTVNTVDSTVNTVNSTVNNAALGTNSAALNTVNTVNSTVNTVNTVNSNVNSVAVGPDTVTENPVTEYDYTKLSDIVDNIRYDLIHLHYLLGHGLEVGFEIYNIVERLSSVISPCEYGVTPREKLEIGVTIAWNLLQKILHDVTFHLLYTESINSHDNDIHNSNTFTTGDTFNNKSVNHNNSVNTNSVNTVSSVNCGDTSPVTQDVCVDRPIELRAINRMLKNDTSAASIAATSLLIANTYLNADLLFDAGKCFIGGLKPSEMYLFHNQSHTELLYHNHLTHTTNTCNTVPTVPTVPTDNTTNTMHTVDPIDQGIILNSYSLWSHVGELCVDERTSRSVRGSYHDLGYKYNKSIDTNNLETNNLETNNLETNNLETNNLETDLLNLSLKDTPGDFITNPKIRSRFYVTSASHLFSVFNFFKYAHLLDDSFDTNSKQIENINDLHYLSHLVLRVWRSKGDEGYFNRLEILVSSGAKDGFGQNYELLEKNAKDQKNKYKRHIQRYRLQKTLTHRCTDCPITTRNFVSGPKFTFTNSKIRAINTVNRAYSLKSSNSNSNSNSNSNSDSAAIGSNGLWSKCVVGLTNTAVGSGNLSANSCTVVNLDKYNLMYEMDKKFKCYNCFLTEYKTARNINTVDKHLSTVDKVTTGTVDKHLDSVNKNIGDTVDKVTTGTVGESESVRGVDMVPPYCELNTLVIMNRNFGLDRLKDYIQKAYHNILLKQPN from the exons ATGAGGAGGAAGTTTAGCCTTGGCGTATGTGCCATGGAGAGTAAAGTTGAAAATGTGCCAATGAggtcaattttaaaacgaCTCGAAGATTCCGGCGATTTCGTCGTCGTCGTCTTTCCAGAACAA ATGATTTTGGAGGAGGAACCCTCAAACTGGCCCGTTGTCGAATGCCTCATCGCATTCTACTCACGCAACTTTCCCCTCGAAAAG GCGATAGAGTATGTGAGATTGTATAATCCTGTGATATTGAATGACTTGGAAAAACAAAGAATTATACGCTCTAGAGTTGAAATATACCGCGAACTTCAGGTATACACC GCCTGTCGTATACCGCATCCGAATTACATAATTGTGGACCACCAGTTGGTAAAGCAGGGTCTCCACACCTTCGAGGAGCATTACGACTACATAGTCTACAACGGCATAAGATTAAATAAGCCGTTTGTGGAGAAGCCCGTCAACTCTGATGATCACAATAATTGGATTTACTATCCGCTCAACTCCGGCGGTGGCTGTAAGAAGCTATTCCGCAAGATTGCCGACCGTAGTAGTGAATACTGTCCTGAAATCCACAACGTACGTCGTGATGCGACTTATGTCTACCAGGAGTTTGTCAGTTCCTTTGGCACGGATATTAAAGTTTACGCTGTGGGTCCCATGTTTGCACATGCCGAGGCTCGGAAATCCCCAGCGTTGGATGGGAAAGTTGACAGATACCCCGACGGCAAGGAGATAAGATACCCCGTAATCCTAACTGGCAAGGAGAAAACCATAGCCTGTAGAATTGTGGACCATTTTAGACAAATTGTATGCGGATTTGACATTCTACGGACCTTTGACGGGCCCTACGTATGCGATGTTAACGGCTGGTCATTTGTCAAGCGAAATCAAAAGTACCTCACAGACTGCTCTAACATTCTGAGGATCATACTTTTACTAAAGTTACAGTCAAAGTATAATGTGGTGATTGGGAACATAGTGAAGGAGAGAACAGTGGGCGAGGAAGTGATAAAGAAGACATTCGCAGATTTGAAAACAAGGAATTTGTATGATAAAAAAAGAGAAGAGCTCTGCAGCGTTGTGGTTATCATGAGACACGCAGACAGGAAACCCAAAAATAAACTCAAATTCAATACCAAAAATAGACATATACTAGCATACTTCAAAG GAAATGTGTTGGGTgagataaagttaaaatctCCTGAGGAGTTGGTGAGGTTAAACGAGACTGTGGTGTTGGTTCTGGACGAGTTACAGCGTGAGCTCGACTCACTCACCAACTCCTACGCCCAGCTAAACAgcttaaataatgaaattaacGCACTCGTCACCGAACTCGAGTGCTTTAGAGAACTCAAAAAAATGCTCGACAAAGGCTACGAATTCTCCGGCATCAACCGCAAAGTACAATTCAAACCCCTTTATACCACTTCTAACCCTGTTAACTctgttaacactgttaacactgtaaatactgtaaatactgtaaatactgtaaacAATGCGAACAGAGTTAACACTGTAAGAAGTGTGAACAGAGTTGCCGGTGTGTGTGATGAGATGACGGACAGTTGTTCCAAATCTTCTGCGTACACTTCGGAAACTGAGCACGCTTACACTGCGAGGCCAGTTAGGAAATTAGACTCGGTGTTAATAGTGGCCAAATGGGGAGGGGACTTGACTGACGTTGGTAAATTGCAGGCTGAGGACTTGGGCCGCAGGTTTAGGGAAACGCTTTACCCGGCAGACTGCAGCGGTTTAATCCGGCTCCACAGCACTTTTAGGCATGATTTTAAGATTTTCAGTAGTGACGAGGGCAGGTGTCAAATTACAAGTGCAGCATTTACCAAGGGTATTCTGGAACTTGAAGGTGACCTCACACCAATCCTAGTCACCATGACCATAAGAAACAAACGCGCCTACGAACTTTTAAACGACACCACAATATCACCACAGagattaaaatgtaaagtTCTACTCAACAAATTGATTACTGCACATGGGACAGATCTGTACGAACAAGTGCTACGGGATATCCCAGAACATGATAGATATTACTATAACAAGGCGATACAGGATTCAGAATATAAAAGGGAAGATTTCGCCATGTTACAGGGGCTTATCAGGAAGTATATCAGGAGCCTGAAAAAGGAACTAATGTGGAACTCACTCTACTCCGTAGACGACTACACCTTTTACATTGTAAACAAAATCAACCACACCATCAACCGGTGGAACAGACTACTCAACAAGTTCCACAAACACGTGGAATCTTCTACTAACACTGGTAACACAGGTAACACTGGTAGTTTCCAGGGTAGTGTCCAGGGTACCAATACTACCAATTCTGCTGCtcttaatactgttaatacAGTTGATAGTACTGTAAATACAGTAAATAGTACAGTAAATAATGCTGCACTTGGTACCAATTCTGCTGCTcttaatactgtaaatacagtaaatagtactgtaaatactgtaaatacAGTAAATAGTAATGTAAATTCTGTTGCCGTGGGACCTGACACCGTAACGGAAAACCCCGTAACGGAATATGACTACACAAAGTTGAGTGACATAGTTGACAACATAAGATATGATTTGATACATTTGCATTACTTGTTGGGTCACGGGTTAGAGGTTGGATTTGAGATTTATAACATTGTGGAGCGTCTGAGTTCGGTGATTTCACCCTGCGAGTACGGCGTGACACCCAGGgaaaaattagaaattgGCGTCACAATCGCATGGAATTTGCTGCAGAAGATATTACACGATGTTACATTTCACCTTTTATACACAGAATCCATCAACTCACACGATAACGACATACACAATTCGAACACATTTACCACAGGGGACACTTTTAATAACAAATCCGTAAACCACAATAACTCTGTAAATACTAACTCTGTAAATACTGTAAGCTCTGTGAATTGTGGTGACACTAGCCCCGTAACGCAGGATGTGTGTGTGGATAGGCCGATAGAATTGAGAGCGATAAATagaatgttaaaaaatgacaCTTCTGCTGCGTCTATTGCTGCTACAAGTTTACTAATCGCAAATACGTATCTCAACGCTGACCTCCTCTTTGACGCCGGAAAATGCTTCATCGGAGGACTCAAACCATCCGAAATGTACCTCTTCCACAATCAATCCCACACCGAACTACTCTACCACAATCATCTCACACACACTACTAACACTTGTAACACAGTTCCTACTGTGCCTACAGTGCCTACTGATAACACTACTAACACTATGCATACAGTAGACCCGATAGATCAGGGGATAATATTGAATTCGTATAGTTTATGGTCGCATGTGGGAGAGTTGTGTGTGGATGAGAGGACGAGTAGATCGGTCCGTGGCTCATATCACGACTTGGGCTACAAATATAACAAATCTATCGATACGAATAATCTGGAGACTAATAATCTGGAGACTAATAATCTGGAGACTAATAATCTGGAGACTAATAATCTGGAGACTGACTTGCTGAATCTCTCACTGAAAGATACACCGGGTGACTTCATAACTAATCCTAAGATCAGGTCCCGGTTCTATGTGACTTCGGCGTCACACTTGTTTAGTGTGTTTAACTTCTTCAAATACGCCCACCTGCTTGACGACTCTTTTGACACAAACTCGAAGCAAATTGAGaatattaatgatttaCACTACTTATCACATTTAGTCCTGAGGGTTTGGCGTAGTAAGGGCGATGAAGGGTATTTTAACAGGCTGGAGATTCTGGTAAGCTCCGGTGCCAAGGACGGGTTCGGCCAGAACTACGAACTGCTGGAAAAAAACGCCAAGGACCAgaaaaacaaatataaaagaCATATACAACGGTATAGACTACAGAAAACACTGACACACAGATGCACTGACTGCCCAATCACCACCAGGAATTTTGTCTCTGGGCCCAAATTCACATTCACCAACAGTAAAATCAGAGCCATAAACACTGTTAACAGGGCGTACTCCCTTAAATCTAGTAACTCCAATAGTAACTCCAATAGTAACTCCAATAGTGACTCTGCTGCAATTGGGTCAAATGGACTATGGAGTAAGTGTGTGGTGGGATTGACGAATACTGCGGTTGGCTCGGGTAACTTGAGTGCGAATAGTTGTACAGTGGTGAATTTGGACAAGTATAACTTAATGTACGAGATGGACAAGAAGTTCAAGTGCTACAATTGCTTCCTCACAGAGTATAAAACCGCACGCAATATTAACACCGTAGACAAACATTTGAGTACTGTAGACAAAGTTACTACAGGTACCGTAGACAAACATTTGGATTCTGTAAACAAGAATATTGGAGATACTGTAGACAAAGTTACTACAGGTACTGTTGGTGAGAGTGAGAGTGTGAGAGGAGTGGATATGGTCCCGCCATATTGTGAGTTGAATACGTTGGTGATAATGAATAGAAATTTCGGGTTGGATCGGTTAAAAGATTACATACAAAAAGCTTACCATAACATTCTACTCAAACAACCAAACTAA
- the rrd2 gene encoding Phosphotyrosyl phosphate activator (PTPA) family protein, whose amino-acid sequence MEKFEHFKNDCVKSDNIRSDGVKVDSNVRVDSNVRVDCGEIVEFIKSLNESVRDKKVTDFHQLLANINSSEIKNLNIVLRIYLILEKVEKYFQFHDPKNFTNCRFGNKAFSTLIHQLQSEIDDIFVEFGMVITDENLYNKAKKHFLNSFGNATRLDFGTGNELEFVYFLRALYLSNLLTESHFPALSLLTLNKYFEVCREVIERYTLEPAGTKGAWGIDDYQFLPFILGSSQLINSSLNPKHCLDVEFLVKYKQDYLFMRAMEYKINMIRGVSLEMASPMICNILTSCAWEKINYGLFQLYINDVQRLNEKKIVTQ is encoded by the exons atggaAAAATTTGAACATTTCAAGAATGACTGTGTAAAATCAGATAATATAAGATCTGATGGTGTAAAAGTGGATAGTAATGTGAGAGTGGATAGTAATGTGAGAGTGGATTGTGGTGAGATAGTTGAGTTTATAAAGAGTTTGAATGAGTCGGTGAGAGATAAAAAAGTGACTGACTTCCACCAACTTCTGGCAAATATTAACTCGTCTGAGATAAAGAATTTGAATATAGTTTTGAggatttatttaattttggaAAAAGTTGAGAAATATTTCCAGTTTCACGATCCTAAAAACTTTACCAACTGCCGATTCGGCAATAAAGCCTTTTCAACCCTAATCCACCAATTACAATCT GAGATAGATGACATATTTGTCGAATTTGGAATGGTAATAACTgatgaaaatttatataataaagcgaaaaaacattttttaaactcgTTTGGTAATGCCACAAGATTAGATTTCGGAACAG GAAATGAGTTAGAGTTTGTATATTTCCTAAGAGCgttatatttatcaaatttactCACAGAATCACATTTCCCAGCACTATCACTACTAACTCTCAACAa ATATTTTGAGGTATGTCGAGAGGTGATAGAGCGATACACGTTGGAGCCTGCGGGAACAAAAGGAGCTTGGGGAATTGATGATTACCAATTCCTACCCTTCATACTCGGCTCCTCACAACTCATCAACTCATCCCTTAACCCCAAACAT TGTTTGGACGTGGAGTTTCTGGTAAAATACAAGCAAGACTACCTCTTCATGAGAGCCATGGAATATAAAATCAAC ATGATAAGGGGCGTGAGTTTGGAGATGGCTTCGCCGATgatttgtaatatattaacttcTTGCGCTTGGGAGAAGATTAACTACGGACTCTTTCAGCTCTACATCAACGACGTCCAACGACTCAACGAAAAAAAAATCGTCACACAATAA
- a CDS encoding putative integral membrane protein: MKVPNERDLLLPTKPKFNPLNPVNSVNNLNPLNYVNSVNSVENVNIVNNVENGFGMERMEEELEMSKLNEFCMRLFHSDLSPKTYLFLFVSNVIILLENIFAEGTILLCSILELFVTILFSLEVYINYVLHGNKYYKSFEGLLDTVMVTVCVIFIISDGDLVNLIKLDVSRSKSSDYFEIVVCVVRLATQFFRLYRFYSRHRRNKKLFGQYIALPVVNTV, translated from the exons atgaaggTTCCAAACGAACGGGACCTCCTACTACCAACAAAACCCAAATTTAACCCATTAAACCCTGTAAACTCCGTAAACAATTTAAACCCTTTAAACTACGTAAACTCTGTAAACTCTGTAGAGAATGTAAACATTGTAAACAATGTGGAGAATGGGTTTGGAATGGAGAGAATGGAGGAGGAATTGGAGATGAGTAAGTTGAATGAGTTTTGTATGAGGTTGTTTCATTCGGATTTATCGCCAAAGACGTATTTGTTCTTGTTTGTGTcaaatgttattattttactcgAAAACATCTTCGCCGAAGGGACAATTTTACTCTGCTCCATCCTGGAACTCTTTGTTACAATTCTATTCTCACTTGaagtttatattaattatgtttTACAC GGTAATAAGTATTATAAATCGTTTGAGGGGCTGTTGGACACTGTGATGGTGACGGTCTGTgtgatttttattatttctgACGGGGACTTGGTTAACTTAATCAAACTCGACGTCTCGAGGTCAAAGTCCTCAGACTACTTTGAAATCGTCGTATGCGTCGTCAGACTCGCCACGCAGTTCTTCAGACTCTACAGATTCTACTCCAGACATCGCAGAAACAAA AAATTGTTTGGGCAGTACATAGCGTTACCAGTTGTTAACACCGTTTAA
- a CDS encoding Ring finger domain protein, whose protein sequence is MEGVDEGSLGSSLEVRNRVFGGVVEYFICLKKFRAADVTARQAPSDPLMELVLLSPRRSLIFIRFSILFSIFISVMLLLPDLIIAKFDQFSCQNCFKILNTWLYVYRMVLLMQFSFRVLFYCIFSQLTNQENQEIIYCTSVITQGRGWSYSRKLTSFSYFWYGAGMILHRVPNVCNKRWLYAFIFYVLSANVLRFAFTVVLYYYTFPPSHGTARKITGYTSIVLPKISYKNALHLKSTCCGICLDDFAAEDMLRVLHCSHGFHTKCIDLWLSRSVVCPLCMKTLI, encoded by the exons ATGGAAGGTGTGGATGAGGGAAGTTTGGGTTCGAGTTTGGAGGTGAGGAACCGTGTGTTTGGTGGCGTGGTGGagtattttatatgtttGAAGAAGTTTAGAGCTGCGGACGTGACGGCGCGACAGGCGCCGTCAGACCCGCTGATGGAGCTTGTGCTTCTCTCCCCCAGGAGATCACTCATCTTCATCAGGTTCTCTATACTCTTCTCCATCTTCATCTCTGTCATGCTACTCCTACCCGACCTCATCATCGCCAAATTCGATCAGTTCTCGTGCCAAAATTGCTTCAAAATTCTCAATAC GTGGTTGTATGTGTATCGCATGGTATTGTTAATGCAGTTTTCATTTCGggttttattttattgcATCTTCTCACAGCTAACCAATCAAGAAAATCAAGAAATTATCTATTG TACTTCGGTGATAACTCAGGGCCGTGGCTGGTCGTATAGTAGAAAGTTGACGagttttagttatttttggTACGGTGCTGGTATGATTTTACACCGCGTGCCAAACGTTTGTAACAAGCGCTGGCTGTACgcttttatattttacgTTCTCTCCGCTAACGTACTGAGATTTGCCTTCACTGTCGTGTTGTATTATTACACTTTCCCGCCCAGCCATGGCACTGCCAGGAAAATCACAGGCTACACCAGCATCGTTTTACCCAAAATCAGTTACAAAAACGCACTACACCTCAAGTCAACGTGCTGCGGCATCTGCCTAGACGATTTCGCAGCGGAAGATATGCTCAGAGTCCTCCACTGCTCACACGGATTCCACACCAAATGCATCGATCTCTGGCTTTCCAGAAGCGTCGTGTGCCCACTCTGCATGAAGACACTTATTTAA